A region of the Gymnogyps californianus isolate 813 chromosome 20, ASM1813914v2, whole genome shotgun sequence genome:
AAGCGCCAGCATCCTGCCACCCAGCCAGGAGGACGTGGCTCTTCCCAGCTCCCATCAGCTCCTCGGGCAcccccagccacagcaggggAAGAGGTGAGAGCCGGGGCCTGAGGCCACCCCCCTGGGCATCAGCTACAGCTCAGGAAGCCCCTGGGGTTACGGGGGGTGGTGGGGCAGTGGGTCAGGGTTTGTTCATGTGTCCTCATggcaggagccggggcaggagcaggagctcGTCTCAGTGGCACCCGCTCCCCCGGGAGCTGCCAGGCCCCACCGAGGGAAGGGTCATACCTTCAGCACCGCCGTGGCCGGGATTGCCGGAGCCAAGAGGTGAGCAGGGCAGCGGGGGGATGCCAGGCAGTGCCTCGAATGTGGTCCCTCGGGGATGGGCACCCATCCCGAGCCCAGCCGCTCACGCATGGGGCTGTGGACCTGATCCCGGGGGCACTGGAGACCTGACCCTGCTGGCTCCGCAGCCGCCGGCACCGTCCCTCTCCTCCAGTGGGAAGAGGCACCGGACTGGCTGGCGGAGCAGATCTGAGCAGCCGCAGCCACGCCGTGGACGGGGCCAGCAGCGGGGATCTGGCACAGCCCACGCACAGTTATTATACCTGGGGGGGACGACAACAGCCCCTGGGGGCCCAGGGATCTCAGACTACAAGGACTGCACAGACCACGGGACGGACAGATGGACGGACAGACAGGGCTCTCCAGCCTGCACAGCACTCACAGTTTATTTCTGTCTAGCTAGGGGCTGCGCTGCCAGGCGGCTCCGGCGGGGCCCTCTCAGGTgctcccctccccgggctgcGGGCAGTCCAGCCAGTACTGGGCGATGGAGCGCGGGTAGCGGGGCTGCACCAGGTCCACGCGCTTGGTGCGCAGGTTGACGCGGTAGTACTTAtctgggaggaaggggagatggCTGTCAGGGCAGAGCTGCGGGGAGCTGCCAACCCTcgctgccagccctgggcaccTTCCCACTGCATCCCGGAGCTCAGGGACATCGCAAAGCGAGAGGAGacctccccctgccccggcagccCTGGTTCCGCACCTCTCCTGGATCCTGCCGCCCCAGACTCACCTCCTACGAAGAAGTAGACGCTCTGGAGGGTCTCGCACTGGGAGCCTGACAGCCAGTCACTTTCGACACCCGCGGAGTTGGAGTCATTTTGCAGCCAGCTCCAGAAACCCAAATTCAGTGACCGGTGACTCTTGTACCTCTTGCGCTGGCGGCGAGACTTCCTCCTCCGGGGCTGCTGGGAGGCCACGTAGATCCTGCCGGCCATGGCAGCGTCCAGCCGGCTGGGCACCCCCCGCCAGTCTTTGCTGATGTACCGCGGGCTGCTCGCCCCGGCTAGCAAAGAGGCAGAGGGCAAGTGAGAGGGCCAGCAACGTATGGAGGTGAGCCGAGCCCAGCCCCACAGGCAGCCTCCAGCACCTTCTCCGAGACCCACAGGGATGCTCCAAAGCATCCCAGCCCGGAGGGGATGCGTGATGGGGACACGGGCCAGGCAGAGCCGGGAGCAGTCCCTCACCCCACCCTTGGCTGGGAtcagccctgtgctgctgagcccccttctcctcctctctgtctttcctttctcttgcccAGGGTTGGGGTTTTCCTGTGACATCTCCAGTGGGAATAAACAGTCCCCAGCAGTGACGCTGTGGTGCGAGATGGCTGGTGACGGGCTCGGTAGTGTGGGGCATAAGGGCTGCAGAGGGTGGGATTTGGGATGCTGTGGGACATGCAGCTGTGGCCTGGGGGGTTCCTGTGCATAGCCTGGGCTCCTGCCTAGCAGGGTGGCTCGCCCAGCCTGCCCGCGCTCCCAAGCACCTCCTCTCTGGGTGCCTGCACCCCTCGCGCCCCATCAGTGTGGGTTATATTGGCACCCGCCGGCCCTTTTCCCCCAGGACTGGCCCAGCCCTTACTCATCCTGCCGCCAAAGAGGATCTGGAAGATGTCCTCCCAGCTGTCGCGGTTCATGAAGGCGTAGTGGTTGAACACGGCAGAGGGGGAGGACTTCTCGCAGTCGGCCTGCGTGGGCTGGTGGGCAAAGTCGTAGGACCAGTAGTACTTGTCTAGGAGAGGATGCGCAGGGCATTAGTGGGGGACACGCACTCGAGGGGGAGCAGTAGCTAGAAGGGTGTCCTGCCCACGGCCGCTGGTGCCAGGCTCTGCCCGGGAGCAGGTGGCTGCACCCCTTACCCTTGAAGAAATAAACTCTCTCATTGCCGTGGTAGCTGTGCGCAGGGAGGGCGAAGGCCGCGTCGATGCTGTTCGGGATGCCTTCAAAGCCCTCGGAGATGTCGCGTGGGTAGCCGGGGTCCAGGGCTCCGTCATCAAAGCGCCAGTACTGGCTGCCCTGGGGGGGTGCGGGACAGAGGGGGGGTCAGGGGGCTGGGTGCAGCGTCCCCCAGGCGCGGGTCTGCCGCGGGGGAGCGAGCGGATGCTGGAAAGCCCCGTGATGAGGCTGCGGCTGCCTGGGGTCCCGGACAGCCGCAGGGATTTGGGGATATCTGGCAGCCGTTGTGGATGTGCATGCATGGAGGGTGCCAGGGTGGGGACAGGGCGGGTTGGGGGGCCGTGCCAGCCGCCCCAGGAGCGCCCCCAGGCCTGCAGCCAGGCTCCTGCCCACCTTGAACAGGTAAGTCTTGCCCTGGCAGTTGATGCGTGTGAAGGCTGCGTCAATAGGGCCCTCGATGCCCCAGACGTCGCTGATGAGCTTGGGGTAGCCGGGCCGCACGCTTGTCTCGTCCAACTCATAGAAGTACTTccctggggagagaggggaggtgGGAGCGGCAGGAGGGACCACAGCCACCAGCGTGGGGTGACGGTGTGGCAGCATGTCCCATGTGCCCGGGAAAGGTCCCCGAGGTACCTCGGAAAGCATAAAGGGAACCGTTCTTCAGGTCGGTGAAGGCATCAAAAGGTTTCTTGCTGCATAGCTCCTCGGGCTCCTCCACGGGTTCCTGCTCCCCGAACCCATCCAGCGTGGTGCTGGGCACCTCTTCCACAGGCACCTCTGTCAGCATCTCCTCGGGGCCTGGCTTGCTCTCCAGTGTGGTCTGCACCGGTGACAGGGACGTGGGCAGTTCTGTGGGGGCTGCCTCGGTGCCCTGTACCGTGCTGAACTCGACGGTGAGGTTGTAGTCGAGGTAGTCGTCCTCCGGCAAGGCAAAGACATCTCCCCGGGTCACTGCGGGAGGGAGCAGGTTGGCGTCTCCCACTGGGTCCGGGCACGGGAGCCACTTGCTCCCGGGCAATAAGGATTTGCACGGACCCCACGCTGCAGGCGGCAGTGAGCTGGCTGCCGAAAACCCCTGGTGCTGCAGCACCCTGAGCACCAAATCCTGGCGCTGACTTCACCCTGTGGACACGGGTGGGTGCAGAGCTGACCCAGCATGGACCCCTCCAAGCCCCTGTGGTGTCGGGCACCTGGGGCCACACCAGCAGCCCCTGTCCCAGCTGGGagggcggccgcggggccggtACCTTTGGCTTTGCAGGCGGTGGAGTAGTcgctgcagcagctctggtaGTACACGCAGAGGGTGTCGCACTGGCATTTGCGCCGCGCGTCGAAGCCATCCTCGCAGCGGCCCACGCAGGAGTCTGCAAAAGCCGCCCGCCAGCGCAGGAGGAGTAATGCGGGGTGGGCAGCGGGGCCGGTgcctcccccccagcccagccccgggggtAAAAGCAAACGCGGGCGCATCCCGGCTGGGGGGACCCCACCTCTCCATAGTCTACCCCATCACCAGGGGCTACAGCGGCAcctctccccgctcccagccAGGTCCTGCTGGGATGGGAGCCATGGACCAGGCTGTGCCAGGGTCCCAGCTCCACGCTGGCAGTCCAGCTGTAGGATGGCCAGGGATTTGCCCAGGCACCACTGATACCTGTGTGCTGCCTGCTTGCCTTCTCCCCGTGCTGCGACCCGTAGCCAACGTGGCCAGTGCCCATGGCCGCCACCTGGTCCCCTCCTCACCCTGCCCAGGCTCCCCAGTCCCTCCATCAGCCCAGGAGCCGCACTCGCTCCATCCCCATCCTGGCTGCAAGCAGGAGGCACCCGGCGTGGGGCTGGCCGGCTCCGGCTCACCTTCAGCAGCACGGGCGGCAGCGAGCAGGGCCAGCACgagggcagggaagagcagctTCATCCTGGGCGGCCGGGAGCGCAGCCCTCCTGTGACTGTGCGGGCTGGAGCGCGGCTGCAGCCGGGGCCCCGGAATCCACTGTTTACTCAGCCTGCCCCagtgggagaaaacaaacaggtcAAGGTcggagcaggggaaaaggggCAGAGACGCTCTCCCACCCAGCATACCCCGCAGTCCGTATCGAGACGGGTGCGTTTGGGGGGAACAGTGCTCCCCATGCTTGCAGGCAGCTCCGAGAGCCGCTGGCTGTGCCTTTGCTGCCAGCGCCTTCCCAGCCCGGGTGCAGGTTGGGCACTGGTTCAGAGAGCAGGGGGACACAGCAGGCCAGAGCCAGGAACCAGTTTTGAGGTCCTGCCACACTTATTTCATAGCAAACCTCATGGTATTAAAGCTCCCAGCCTCCGTCTCAAGGGGAGGCCGTTTCTCAGCCTGGTCttggcaaaacaaaaaccctaaCGAGAGGGGACGGGGGAGCAATGCTCAGAGGGCAAAGGGAAAAGCCCTGGGCTTATGCTTGCCCAAAATGTCACTGTTTTGGAGGACTTGCTCTTGGGATTTCAGCTTTCTCAATGTCAGCAAGGCTGGGAGCAGACCTGGGGAGCCCCAAGACATGGCAGCTCGGGACGGGGCAGGTGCCGCCTCTGTGCACGGGGACCGGGGGCCAGAGGTGAGCGtccgggagggagggagggagagcgggAGCCCTATGCACTTTCACTGCAGTAGGCAAACAAAAGCCTGTGTATTTTGCTCCCATCATTCCCTTTCTGACCAATCTTTTCGGTTACTAATTAATGTCGACTCAGCTCTTTTGGCAGCTCCTGATAACTCCGGGATGTTTATTTAATCAGGGGCAAGGAGCAAACGCACACAAGGCTACAGAGATactgcctccagctgcctccGCTGCCGCGgcactgctggggcaggagctcCGTGGGGTCCGTCCCGGCCCCGGGGCAGGAGTGGCGCAGCTCTGGGCTTTCATAAGTGATGGAAGGTTTGGGAAGAGAAGGACCCGAGCAGGGTGCCCGCTCCAGGGGCCTCGCCTCTGCCAGCTTGGACATAGGCAGTTCCCAGCATCAGCTGCACCCACCCTTGCTGGAAAGAGCTTTGATTTGGTGTTGAGAAAGGCATTTCCACCTGGAAAGCCCTGGTGAGCCAAGGGCAGCCACCAGACGTGGGCTGTTGGGGCAGGacttctcctgcagccctgtcACCCCGCTCCTTTCCCCCTGGCCTCAGCTATGGCGGAGCTGGTGGTGTGCCTGGGTGCAAGCGCCAGCCCACTGTTGCACTAAAGCTTCATCTTGTCCCTGTTGAACCAAGCCTGGGGGACAAGCGACCTGAGAGGGCGCAGGCTTGTGGGGAGactgggggggggagaagggctgAGCAGTGTCTGAGCTGCTTTTGCTGATCAGCTGAGACAaagctccctcctgctgctccag
Encoded here:
- the VTN gene encoding vitronectin, producing MKLLFPALVLALLAAARAAEDSCVGRCEDGFDARRKCQCDTLCVYYQSCCSDYSTACKAKVTRGDVFALPEDDYLDYNLTVEFSTVQGTEAAPTELPTSLSPVQTTLESKPGPEEMLTEVPVEEVPSTTLDGFGEQEPVEEPEELCSKKPFDAFTDLKNGSLYAFRGKYFYELDETSVRPGYPKLISDVWGIEGPIDAAFTRINCQGKTYLFKGSQYWRFDDGALDPGYPRDISEGFEGIPNSIDAAFALPAHSYHGNERVYFFKDKYYWSYDFAHQPTQADCEKSSPSAVFNHYAFMNRDSWEDIFQILFGGRMTGASSPRYISKDWRGVPSRLDAAMAGRIYVASQQPRRRKSRRQRKRYKSHRSLNLGFWSWLQNDSNSAGVESDWLSGSQCETLQSVYFFVGDKYYRVNLRTKRVDLVQPRYPRSIAQYWLDCPQPGEGST